A stretch of DNA from Diospyros lotus cultivar Yz01 chromosome 14, ASM1463336v1, whole genome shotgun sequence:
AAAATCCGTTGGAAGCAAGTGCATCTCCCCAAAACATTTGCACAGGTAAATCTGGTTCTCCGAAAGGCACCCAACTGCCTTTCTGAAATTCGAACCACGAAGCTTTCAATGATTGCTGTATGGGGCCAAAATGACAGTGTTCATAATGTTAAACACAGTTAATTCCACGAAATAATTTACAGATATATTCATTGCGTCGGAACTTACAGCAAATGTGCTTGGCACCAATGATAATTTATCATTGGTTGTCCGTGattctttcattcttttattaatCATGTATACGTAGCTATCAATGTGCTGCAAAGATTAAAAGAAACTTGAAtaagaattattaaattaataatgcaaTTGGAAATTGATGcatcaaattgaaaaatatcGGTTCGCTATATCGAGTAACACCCGATATACAAAACCGATGGATAGAATGAATAAAATATGCCAAGCAATCAATAATGTGCCGATAtagaatgaataataataatatgtcgGTTATCTATAGCGGATATTAGCCGATATCATGCGTACGTAGCAATGAATAATGTgccgttttgattttaaatatgaaatcaAAACTTACATACGCAACCGAGTAAGACCCGATATACGGATCcgatatgatatttttaaatacttacATCAGATAGGAGCCAACTGTCCGGTGTGGACAGTATCTCAAAAAACGCCTTGTCCATATCACAGCAGCTAGCTCTTATAATGGTtggaatttttaagaaattttggtaCTCCCGATGCCAATCCCCGTTAGGAGGACCTTGCAGATTCAGCTTCGGAAGGGCGGATATGAATGTTTGAACTCCGTCGCCCTTATTTTCACCGGGTGCCTTCATTATTGATTCAATGAATGTATTTCTTTGCTTGCCCCGTTCTGTTCGTCTCCTTTTGAATGTCTCCTTAACAGGAGTTATAGCTTGTATTAATTCTAATGACATATTTGTTGAGTCGGAGGCCTTTGTCTCCTCTTTCACCTCAACTTCCCCATCCTTGTTCGCCTCGTCTGTGCGTCTCCTATTGAATATTTCATTAACAGGAGTTATAGCTTGTGTTAATTCTAATGACATATTTGTTGAGTCGGAGGCCTTTGTCTCCTCCTTCACCTCAACCTCCCCATCCTTGTCCGCCTTGGCATCAATCATCTCTGCCAGCCTCTTCACCTCGCCGTCCTTCGGATCCTCCATCATATCCACCTCCCCATCCTTATCATCCGCCCTCTCCACCGCCCCCTCATTATCCTCCGTCCTCTCCGCCTCCCCCTTATCCTCCATCCTCTCACCCTCGTCCCCCATCCTCTCCCCCTGGATATCGTCATGGTTCTCATATATCCTATCAACCTCACCCTCCTTAACCTCCACCTTATCCCCCTCGTCATCCTTCAGCTCATGCTTATCCTAGGTGACTgttgatttgattgaaaattgaTGTAAGATTAAATTAAGCATACGCTTTATGTCACCCAACTCGTTTCTCAATTCCCTCCTAACTTCCCTTCTCACAACTTCCCCAATTTCTATCTTTAAACCTTGAAGATAGTTCTTGACAGTCCTCTGTTTCTGTGGGTATTCACGCTTACCCCCGGCTTGGTTTAATGACTCCATCTCCACAACATTTTCACCTCTTCCTTCACCTCCAACTTCCTTTTCTTcgtctgcttcttcttcatcctctgattcttcttcttctacaaaaACGCATTGTGAGTTCTTGTAATAATGTTCACCCATCTCCTCCTCGGTTGGCACAATAGGGGTAACATACCCTTTATTCTTCTCATCGAAAATTCCCAACTTCGAAATCTGGTCTTGGGtgaattttgaatcataaagtctccatttatttattcttggaGATTGACGGCCTTCTTGATTTCTTTCCACAAGTTGGAGGTCAACCAAATGTGGCATTACCTCAAACATAAATATCTGCATAAAGAAACAAAGTATATATTAGATGCCTtataatgttttatattatacatATCAGCTGTGCATATCGGTTCATTGAAACCATGTCGGTTAAATTAATCGGCTGTACCGAAGTGATAAAACCGATATACTTCGCAATGAAGACCGATATATAGTAACGGatgcaattatttaaaaatatacctGTAATGTAATTGGGAAACCTCCCATGTCATATGTCTTCATCTTCTGCTGCTTCTGATTGAACGCATTTAGAATGTGATTTCTGGCACCATCTGTCGTACAAATAAAGGATTCGTTTGCCCAAGGGAAACTGTTGGCCTCTTCCCAATGGGAGGCCAGGTGAAAATATATCATATCCACCTTCTTCGAACGAGACTTGGAATTGATTTCATTGATGATCATGAGATATGACAAAGAGAGAAGATCTTCATCAGAACATTTAACCTTGCCGCTAGCAATGTCCTTCCTGAATAACTCTCTCAACCTTACACCTGAAACACCTTTCTTCGGGGTACAGTCAGGGAAGAACTTGGTAAACAGTTTAGGAGTTCCCACCACTTTGATTTTCCTCTTTGCTGATTCGATGTTGCCAAACTTCAACCCTGTTATTAGAGCAAACTCCTCCCTGCCAAATTTTACATCTTTCCCACATATTCTGAAGCATAGGGAGCCTACCTCGTCATTGTCTTCCCTCGTCAATAGTCTTAACAGTAGACTGTGGACTAATTGATTGCTCCATGTGAGTCCATCCAAATCGTATACTAGGTGGCCGAAAGCAGAATTCTTAAACTGTTCCTCTAGTTCAGGCTTCTTCTTCAGTGCCTTCCTAATTAACTCAACAGTGGCATCAAAATGATCGAGTCTAGTTATTCTGGCGTTGAAAAACTTATTGATCTCCAATTTAACATCAACTATCTGTAGCAAATagagaaaacaataataatttaaaaaacatatagGATGTTAAAGAAAACATGCCGGTTAAAACCGAAATGTTAACAAATCAGCATTTCACGGTAGGCCCATGTCGACATACGTCGGTGGAGTATTTCAAAACATGACAAAACAAAGGAATATTGTTCTAACCTTCTTTCTGGTCTTAATCTGGCTCATGTGAATGGCCTTCTTCTCCGCCTTCTCGGTTGTGTTCTTATCAAACGACGCATGTGAGCGAGCCATTTTCAGTAATACGGACCTGGGACAGTAATGAGGGAATCGCAACGAGAATACAGAGCAGTTAGATACACAAAAACGAACGAAACCAACATGGAAAAGGGAAGGGAAGAAATTCAAAGTACATGTGCTGGGCGGGAAAGTCATTGTTGTCCAAAGGATAAAAAGTCAAATCGGTGCAGACATTAGGAACTGTAAAGTAAAGATTTGAAGCGAGAAAACAACATCAATATAAAACAGGTATCATTGCATTATTAAGatataacaccaaatttggtttGTTTAAAGTAGATAGGAAAAACATATCGGTTATAACCGATATTACATACCATAAACTATTCCGGTTAAACAAAGTATCGGATATAAGACCGATATAACATGAGCGATCGCTAACATTTACATGTGTTGCGCAGGAAGGGCATTGTTGTCCGAAGGATGAAATGTCATATCGAGGCATACATTGGGAactgcaaaataaatattttaaacagaAAACGCGACTAATTGCATTATGAATAGTATGTTTCCGCGATAAGATAGTGGTTATTTCCAGTTTGGTTGCACAACATTTAGTTTGTTTCAAGGATATGGGGGAAACTTATTGGCCATAAACTGCTGTCCTGATACGTTATATGGGTTCTCGATTACAGCCATATAACATAACCAAAAGGCGGGCAACCGAACCCCCGCAAATAACGGTAAATGATTGGCCGAGGTTTACACGACGTATTCAAACCAGTTAGGGAAGTGTAAGGAATTGAGGCAGGTTATGTCGGTTGTATCTGTCGTAATTTGGATCGGTGAAAAGATATTTCAAACGCATCGGTGTATACATATCGGTTAATTCAAAAACAATGTTGGAGGCATTAAGAGGACTCTGAAGCAGATTTCGGTTTCATATATCGATCCATCGTACATGTTAGTATCGGTGCGAATATCAAATATGGTTTCGGTTGCCTTTAATATGTAAGCAAACGTATAAACAGTCCTCATTGCATTATTAATAGTAAATTTAACCGATAAGACATTCGTTATATTTGAGGTTGCACCGGTGTCGGCCAACCGAACCGTCGCACAAAGTATGGTTGTGTATCCCATACGTTTGACCGATATAGTGGATTAAATGAGCTAGTATCGGATACGTTTTTAGATAGGATAAAAACCAATATTATTTTTAGCAGTGAATAAACGTAATCGACTTCCTTTTTAACAAattgtttcttgttttcatGGCGGTTCAATTCGATACAATTTGCATGTGGTAGGCGAGATCATAATATGGGTGTATACATATCGGTTTAATTTATTGTAATCGTGTTTTCATGTCGGTTCCAAactgatatattatattatatatattcgtaTTTTAATTCCATACCAGAGAAATATATAATCGACAATGACAAGAGAAATaacaaagaagagaaaggacAAAATGACAGGGAAACAAGaacatttacatttacattATTGTAATCAACTAATGAATTTACAATCATTTCATACATGTTCTAAAAATGGAGCAGGCATCGAATATAACCGAATACATATCGGTATTGGACAGAGGATGcaatacataaaatttaaacCGATATCAATTAACCGACGTATCCGTACCCAACCGATTATAGTACAGCACCAGCAGACGATATTGCCAACTTCACTTGCCAACCGGATGCAGGAAAATCTGAGCGTGCTGAACTAAACAACTTAGCATCTTATCTGTATATCGGTACTGTTGTATCGGTTTCCAGCTTCATCTCTCTATGTCTCTGCACTGATATTACTTCCCAATCCGACATAACCTGGGTCATTTCCTTACACTTCCCTTGAGTGTCTACTCCCTCAGAGAACCCTGACTGAATATCCTCGACCACATGGGTCAATTCCCTCAATTGCCTAACTGGTTTGAATACGTCGTGTGATCCTCCAACGACGTATTCAAACCAGTTAGGCAACTGAGGGAATTGACCCATGTGGTCGAGGATATTCAGTCAAGGTGTAAGGT
This window harbors:
- the LOC127790924 gene encoding uncharacterized protein LOC127790924 is translated as MGQFPQLPNWFEYVVGGSHDVFKPVRQLRELTHVVEDIQSGFSEGVDTQGKFPNVCTDLTFYPLDNNDFPAQHMSVLLKMARSHASFDKNTTEKAEKKAIHMSQIKTRKKIVDVKLEINKFFNARITRLDHFDATVELIRKALKKKPELEEQFKNSAFGHLVYDLDGLTWSNQLVHSLLLRLLTREDNDEVGSLCFRICGKDVKFGREEFALITGLKFGNIESAKRKIKVVGTPKLFTKFFPDCTPKKGVSGVRLRELFRKDIASGKVKCSDEDLLSLSYLMIINEINSKSRSKKVDMIYFHLASHWEEANSFPWANESFICTTDGARNHILNAFNQKQQKMKTYDMGGFPITLQIFMFEVMPHLVDLQLVERNQEGRQSPRINKWRLYDSKFTQDQISKLGIFDEKNKGYVTPIVPTEEEMGEHYYKNSQCVFVEEEESEDEEEADEEKEVGGEGRGENVVEMESLNQAGGKREYPQKQRTVKNYLQGLKIEIGEVVRREVRRELRNELGDIKRMLNLILHQFSIKSTVT